The genomic stretch CTTCCTCCGTCTCGCCGGAAAGCGTGGTGAGCGCAACAGGTCGGCCCTTCTTGGGTGCCCGCGATGGGCCGCCGCCGATCCCCCCCATCGGGTCTTCCTCGACGATGGTGTTCCATTCGCCGCAGCCGTCGCATTTCCCGGCCCAGCGCGAGTGGACGGTGCCGCAGTTCTGGCACACGAATTGGGTCTTGGGCTTGGCCATGGATCTGTCGCCGCTCAGCTTACGAAAGGAACAAAAAAGGAACAAAGGCTGTAGCGTAGCAGGCTGGCCTTGGCAAGACCGCCGTCATTCCGCTTCGAGGTAACGGCGCTCGTGGCGCAGGCCGAGGCTCGTCAGCATTTCGTAGCCAATTGTTCCCGCGGCGCGGGCGACCTCATCGACCGGCATGTTCGGGCCGAACAATTCGATATAGTCGCCACTGCGCACAGCGCCGTCTGGGACATCGGTCACGTCGAAGATCGTCAGGTCCATGGTGATGCGTCCGATGACCGGCACGCGATAACCACCAATGAAGCCGAAGCCGCCTCCTGTCCCGCCGGTGCGAAGGGGGATGCCGGATCCGGACAACGAGCGGAGATAGCCGTCCGCATAGCCCACGGACGCGATCGCGAGCCGGCTGGCGCGTTCCAACTGATGGGTGGCGCCGTAGCTGACGGTACTTCCGACTGCTGCCTCTCGGATCTGTACGATCCTCGCTTCCGCTGTCGCCACCGGCCGCAACGGCTTCATGCCGTTCACGGCCTCGCCGCCGTAGAGCGCGATGCCGGGCCGGGTCAAGTCGAAATGGTATTCGGGGCCGAGGAAGATCCCGGCCGACGCCGAAAGGCTTGATTCGATACCTTCGAATGCGGCGCTAACCTGCCGGAAAGATTCAAGCTGTGCCTTGCTGCTGGCGGCCGATGGCGTATCGCCGCTGTGAAGGTGCGACAGGACCAGCACGGGCGAGAAGCTGGCTGGACGCGACACATCTTCCGCCAGCGCCAGCGCGTCCTGCATCGGCAGGCCGAGACGATTGAAACCGGTGTCCACCTGCAGCGCGCACGGATAGTCGCCAAACTCGACAAGCACACTCATCCAGAAGGCGAGCTGCTCTTCCGACGCAATCACCGGGACCAGGTCGTTCTCGAAGAACATCCGCTCCTGCCCGGGCCATATGCCCGAGAGCACGAAGATGCGGGCCTCGGGTGCGTATGCGCGCAGCGTTACGCCTTCCTGCACGACCGCGACGAAGAAATCGCGAGCGCCCGCCTCGTAAAGCGTCTCCCCGCAGTCCTCCAGCCCCAGGCCATAGGCATCTGCCTTGACCACGGCGGCAGTGCGCGCACTACCCGACCGCCGCGCCATGTCCCGCCAGTTTTCGGCAAGGGCGCCAAGATCAACCGTCAGCCGCACCGGGGCGATATCGAACGGGTCGGCGTCACTCGGAAACTCGTTTTGGTCAATCATGGCATTCCTGCAATTCACATATCGGCTGCGCATCTTACGCGAGGGCGAACCTATCACTTTTGTTCAATACCGGAACGCTTCCCCAGGCTATTATGGCGCTATGCACAGCGTTTCGCAGGAACATGCCCTGAATGCCATGCCGATCGCCGAAGCCGAATCCACGCGGTTCTGGCGTGAAGAGCGCTTTGGCGGGATGGAATGCCTGAGCGCAACCTTCCTGACCCATGAATATGCGCCGCACGCTCATGACACCTACAGCATCGGCGCGATCGAGCATGGCGCACAGATCTCGACCATCAAGGGATCACGGGAAAGCACCGGGCCGGGCAGCCTCTACCTTATCAACCCCGGTGAAGTGCACGACGGGGCGCCCGCCGGCAGCGGCTATCGCTACCGGATGATCTATCCCGACGCTACCCTGATGCGCAGTGTTCTGGAGGATGTCACCGGTCGTGCCGTCAACGGCACCCCTGCATTCCGCACGCACTTGCCGGTGGACCCGGAGATGGCGCGGACCTTCCAGATCGCCCACCGCCGCCTTGAGGCGAATGTGGGGCTGCTGGAGGCGGACGAAACCATGTTCTCGGTGTTGGTCGGCCTTTTTCGCCGCCACGGTGAGACGATTGTCCTGCCGCCCGAGACCCGCGAGCAGAGCGCGGTTCGGCATGCGCGCGACTACCTCGCCGAGAACTACGAATGCGATATCGGGCTCGAGGAACTGGCGCGGATTGCGGGGCTGAGCCGGGCGCATCTTATCCGGGCCTTTCGCAAGGAATTCCACATCACGCCGCATGCCTTCCTGACCGATGTACGCATCCGCCAGGCGCGGCGCCTGCTGCGTGCCGGTGCACCGCCTGCGACAATCGCAATGGAGTGCGGCTTCGCCGACCAAGCGCACTTCACGCGCCACTTCAAGGCGCGCACCGGCGTGACACCCGGCCAGTATCGGGCCGCCTGATCACTTTCCTTCAAGACCAGTCTCGACATGATCCTTAGGATGTCCGGACATGAAATGTCGCGAGGTCTGAAATGGAAACCGTCACGGGCAGGCGGGCAGAGTTCTTTGCCGGGGCGCGCGCCATCCTTCCCCTCCTGGTCGCCGTTGTCCCGGTCGGTGCCGTGTTCGGCGCGGCGGCGGTAACCAAGGGATTGACCGTCGCCGAGGCGGTCCTGATGAGCGCCATGGTCTTCGCCGGTGGGTCGCAGTTCGTCGCCATGGACATCTGGACCCATCCAGCGAGCTGGACCGGAATCAGTTCTGCAGCCCTCCTGGTCAATCTCCGTCACGTGCTGATGGGGGCGTCCCTCGCAGGCAAGATGCGGCGGTTCACCCGTCTCCAGACCGCAGCGGCAATGCCCTTTCTTGCGGACGAGCTCTGGGCGATCTCGGAGATGCGGGCCACAACGTCGGAAGGCCTGACGCCGGCGTGGTACGCGGGGATCGTCGCGCCCTTTTACGCGGCCTGGATCGTCTCGACGCTCGCAGGCGCCGTTCTTGGCAGCGTTGTGGGGGATCCCGCCGTCGTGGGTCTGGATTTCGCGTTTCCTGCCGTCTTTCTCGTTCTCATTCTTGGATTCTGGAAGGGCCCCAGCACCGCTGCCGTCATCATAGCAAGCGCCATAGCGGCACTTCTCACAAGACAAGCGACCGAAGGTGTCTGGTACATCCTGGCCGGCGCCACAGCCGGACTTCTCTGCGCGGCATTTGCCGGTGCCAAGGAGAGGGTCCCTGAATGACCATCGCGGCCCCCACCTTCGCGGTCATCGTCGCAATGGCTGTTGCGACACTCCTGACGAGGTACGGCGGCCTCGTTCTTGTCCGGTTCGTAACGCCGCAGGGCAGGGCGAAGCGGATGCTGGAGGCGATCCCGCCAGCTGTGCTGACCGCGGTGGTCGTCCCGACCGCTCTCGCGACCGGCATTGCCGAAACAGCCGGTTGCGCCGTGACCATTCTGGCGGCACTTCGCCTGTCGCTGCTGCCGAGCGTCCTGATCGGGATGGCCGGCGTGGCGGTCTTGCGTGCGGCGGGGCTCTGATCCCGCCGCAAGCAAGACGTCAGTGCTCTTCGTACTGGGTGAAGCTCGGGTCGGCGAGATCCGCGAAGCGCGTATATTCCGACTGGAAGGCGAGCTTGACGGTGCCGGTGGGACCATGGCGCTGCTTGGCGATGATCACGTCAGCCGTGCCCTTCACCTTGTCCATATGCGCTTCCCATTCCGGATATTTGGGATCGTGCGGATCCCGCGGCTCCATGTTCTTGACGTAGTATTCCTCGCGGAACACGAAGAGCACCACGTCGGCGTCCTGCTCGATCGAGCCCGATTCGCGAAGGTCCGAGAGCTGCGGGCGCTTGTCCTCGCGGCTTTCCACCTGACGAGACAGCTGCGAGAGCGCGATGATCGGCACGTTCAATTCCTTGCCGAGTGCCTTGAGGCCCGTGGTGATCTGGGTGATCTCCTGCACGCGGTTGTCGCCGCCCTTGCCGGAGCCGGTCATGAGCTGGATATAGTCGACCACCAGGCAGTCGAGGCCGCGCTGCCGCTTCAGGCGACGCGCACGAGCGGAAAGCTGGGCGATCGAGATACCACCCGTCTGGTCGATGAAGAGGGGGACCTTTTGCATCATCTGGCTGCAGGCAACGAGCTTCTCGAAGTCAGCTTCGGTGATGTCGCCGCGGCGGATCTTGGAGGAGGAGACTTCCGTCTGCTCCGAGATGATACGGGTCGCCAGCTGTTCGGCGGACATTTCGAGCGAATAGAAGCCGACGACGCCGCCATTCCTCGCCTTGAAGCTGCCGTCGGCCTGCACCTCCGGCTCGTAGGCGGCGGCGATGTTGTAGGCGATATTGGTGGCTAGCGAGGTCTTGCCCATGCCCGGACGTCCGGCAAGCACGATCAAGTCGGACCGCTGCAGGCCGCCCATCTTCCCGTCCAGCGACATGATGCCGGTCGAGATACCCGAAAGATGCCCGTCGCGTTCGAAGGCGGCGCCTGCCATGTCGATCGCCTGGGCGACGGCGTCGTTGAAGGACTGGAAACCGCCGTCGTAGCGGCCCGTTTCGGCCAATTCGAACAGCCGCCGCTCCGTATCCTCGATCTGTGTCTGCGGCGGCATGTCGAGCGGCGCGTCATAGGCGATGTTGACCATGTCCTCGCCGATGGTGATCAGCGCGCGGCGAAGCGCCAGATCGTAGATCGCGCGGCCATAATCCTCGGCGTTGATGATCGATACGGCCTCGGCCGCCAGACGGGCGAGGTACTGAGCCACCGTCAGGTCGCCGACCCGCTCGTCGGCCGGCAGGAAGGTCTTGATGGTGACGGGGTTCGCCGTCTTGCCCATGCGGATGATGTCGCCGGCAACCTCGAAGATCTTCCGGTGCAGCGGCTCATAGAGATGCACCGGCTTCAGGAAGTCGGACACCCGGTAATAGGCATCGTTGTTGACGAGGATGGCGCCAAGCAGCGCCTGCTCCGCCTCGATATTGTTGGGAGCTTCCCGGTAGTGGGGCTCGGCGTCCTTGTTGCTGAGCGCCGTCAGCTTGCGTGCTGCGTCCTGCATGGCATCCATTCAATGTCTTCGGGTTCGGCGCGATCATACAGAAGATTGCGGCGGAGCAAGGGGCGGCCGGCGAACTAATCAACGCCATAGCCGATCTCCACAGCCTGCGTCCGCCTGTGGAAAAATAACGCGCCGAACCTAACAAGATGATTTGACCGTGGCAGATCGGTCGACGTCTACCACGCGCTACAGATGATACGTCGCTGGTTGATCTGCTACAAGGCGACTGCTCCGGTTCGATAACCGGAGATTTGCCGGAGCAGCACCGGCATGATCAGCGCCACCCCAATGAGCGAAGACGTCAGTTCCGGCGCGACGAGGAGGATGGCGGCAACGATCAGCAGCACGTTCTCCCAGGCCTTTGTTCGGACCAGCATGAAGCCGGAGAGGGCGGCGCCGAGGCAGGTTATGCCGAGCGTGCAGCCGATGAAGGCCACCAGGAAATTGCCCCAGGTGAAGTCCGCGGTCACCAGCAGCAGCGAGGGCGAAAAGACGAACACGAACGGCACAAGGACCTTGCCGAGACCGAGGCGGAAGGCCGTGTTGCCCGTTCTGAAGGGATCGGCACCGGCCATGCCGGCCGCCGCATAGGCCGCCAGTGCGACCGGCGGGGTAATGTCGGCCAGCACTCCGTAATAGAAGACGAAGAAATGCGCGACGATAGGCTCGACGCCCAGCATCCCGAGGGTCGGGGCCGCGATGGTCGCCATGATGATGTAATTCGCCGTCGTCGGAATTCCGCAGCCCATCAGGATGCAGACGATCCCCGTCATGATCAGGGTGAACAGCAACGTCAGCGCCTGCGGCCCGAACAGGTCGACGGGCAGGATCGTGCCGACGAATGCGGCCATCTGCGCGGCCGTCGTCGTGACGATGTAGGAAATCTTGAAGCCGACGCCGGTCAGGGTGACGACACCGACGATGATGCCGACCGTTGCCGCAGCCGCGCCCACGGCGAGCGCATATTTTGCCCCGTCGCGCAGGCCTTCGTAGACTTCCTTCAGCGACATCCGCCGGCGCGGATTGATGAGCCCGACGAGCACGCAGAGCGTGATTCCCCAGAAGGCGGCGAGATAGGGTGTATAGCCCGACAGCAGGACCCCGATCAGCACGACCAGCGGGATGACGGTCGGCCAGTCACGCTTGAAGGCTTCGGTGAGGTCCGGCATCTCTTCCCTGGTCATCCCGCGAAGGCCGGTACGCTTGGCCTCGAAGTGAACTTGGATCAGCACGCCGAAGAAATGCATGAAGGCGGGTATGATGGCCGCCAGGATGATCGTCGTATAGGGCAGGTTGAGGAATTCGATCATCAGGAAGGCGGCAGCGCCCATGATCGGTGGCGTGATCTGTCCGCCGGTCGAGGAGGCTGCCTCGACCGCTGCCGCGAACTGCCGCTTGTAGCCAAGCCGGATCATTGCAGGAATGGTGAGGGAGCCGACGGTCACGGTGTTGGCGACGGACGAGCCGGAAATCATGCCGAACAGCGCCGAACCGAAGATCGACACCTTCGCCGGTCCACCGGCAAAGCGTCCCGCGACCCAGGCCGCGCAGTCCAGGAACAGCTGCCCGAGACCGATCCGGGTCGCGAATACGCCGAACAGCACGAAGTGGAAGACGTAGGTTGCGACGACGCCGAGCGCGATTCCGTAAATGCCCTGGCTCGTCAGGTAGAGATGGTTGACGAGCTGCGAGAAGCTTGCTCCCGGGTGAACGAGGATACCCGGCATGGATGGCCCGTACAGCGAGTAGGCCATGAACAGGACCGCGATGATCGGCAGCGGCCAGCCGACGGACCGGCGGGTCGCCTCCAGAAGAACCAGGATAAGGATTCCACCGAGAACCACGTCCGTGGTCGTCGGGTTGCCGACCCGGAAGGCGAGATCGTCCAGCGGGATGAACGGCACATGCAGCACGGCCACGACGGCGCCGACGGCAAGCGCCCAGTCGAAGATCGGTATGCCGAGGGGACGAACGAGGGTCGATCTCGCAGGTTCGTGGTAGCCCTTCTTCGCGAAGGGGAAGACGAGGAAGATCAGGCCGAGGACGAAGGAGAGGTGTATCCCTCGGTGGAAGACCTCCGACAGCAGGCCGAAGCCGGCGGTATAGTAATGGAAGATGGAAAGGGCGACGAGCAGCGCGCCGACGAGCCGTGCGGCGAGGGGAGCAAGCGGCCGGAAGCGGATCTCCGAATCGAACTGTTCTTCCAGCTCGCGCGCTTTCGCTTCGTCCAGCTCCATCGGAGCGATCTTGTCGCCGTCGGCCATCGGTCTTCCCCCGGTTCTTGTCTTTCAACGGAAAGCGGCGGTCAGCTCTGGGCAGACCGCCGCTGTTTCTGTCAAGCGCGATGCGCTTACTTCAGGACGCCCGCTTCCTTGTAGAAGCGCTCTGCACCCGGATGCAGCGGGATGCCGAGGCTGGTCGTGGCATTTTCCAGGGTGATCATCTTGCCCTTGGCATGACCGGCATCGAGTTCCTTGCGGGAGTTCTCGTTCCACAGCGTCTTGGTGATGTTGTAAACGAGATCGTCCGACTGCTTGGCGCTGGTTACCCACTGCGCGGCAACCGAGATCGTCTGCGTTTCGCCGACGCCGCTGTAGGTTTCGGCCGGTACTGTGTCCTTCGAGAAGAAGCTGTACTCTTCCAGCAGCTTGTCGACTTCGGGGCCGCTGATCGGCACCAGCGAGATGCCTGCCGAGGTGGCGAGTTCGGAAACCGCGCCGGTCGGATAGCCGCCGACGAAGAAGTAGGCGTCGAGGCCGCCGTCGCGCAGCAGGTCGCCGGCGGGGCCAGGCTTCAGGTGCTCGGCCTGGATGTCGTCTTCGGTGAGACCGTAGGCGCCGAGAACAATGCGGGCGTCGACGATCGTGCCGGAGCCGGGTTCGTCGATCGACACGCGCTTGCCCTTCAGGTCAGCGATCGAGTTGATGCCGGCATCCTTGCGGGCGACCACATGGATCGTCTCCGGATAGAGCGTCGCGATTAGACGAAGATCCTCGACCTTGCCCTTGCCTTCGTAGAGGCCCGTTCCCGTGTGGGCCCAGTAGGCGACGTCGGACTGGGTAAAGCCGGACTCCATCGAGCCGCCCTGGATGGCGTTGATGTTGGCGACGGAGCCGTTCGAAGCGACCGCCGTTGCGACCAGCCCTTCGACGCCCTTGCCCTCGGCGCCGGAGATCGCGTTGGCGATCAGGCCGCCGATCGGATAGTAGGTTCCCGCAGTGCCGCCGGTGCCGATGCGGAAGAAGGCGGGCGATTGCGCGAGCGCGACACTGGCGCCGATGGCGACTAGGCCGGCGATGGCGAGAAAACTCTTCTTCAGTCTCATTGGGGTTCCCTTTCTCCTGTTTCCGCCACCATGGATAAGGTCACGCCCGGATGTCAACTGCCAGGGCCTGACTGCCGTTCTTGTCCAGCTTTATAGGTGCGAAGAGGGTAAACACGAGCCCGTTCGAAAAAGAAACGAAAGGGAATCGAAAGTCCCGGGCGATTATCCCATTGTCAAAGCGCGCGTTTTTGAGTTAGCTGATTTAGGTTTGAACGATTGCGGCGTGGCAAGAGGTGAAAACGGGCCGTGCCGGGAGAAGCTAGTCAGTCATCGAAAGGGAGGAAGACAATGAAAACCACGAAGATCGCTGCCTCGGCAGCTACTGCGAGCCTTGCGCTGCTTTGGGCATCCAGCGCGCTGGCCGTGACGGAACTGCAATGGTGGCATGCCATGACGGGCGCCAACAACGAAGTGGTTGATACGCTCGCGAAGGAATTCAACGAGAAGCAGAGCGACTACAAGATCGTTCCCGTGTTCAAGGGCACCTATCCGGAAACGCTGAACGCCGGCATCGCCGCTTTCCGGGCCAAGAACGCGCCGGCAATCATCCAGGTCTTCGACGTCGGTACGGGCGTCATGATGGGCGCTGAAGGCGCCGTTGTTCCGGTTGCTGAGGTCCTCGAAAAGGGTGGCTATACCTTCGATAAGTCGAAGTACCTGCCGGGCATCGTCGCTTACTATTCGAAGCCTGATGGCACGATGCTGTCCTTCCCCTACAACTCGTCCTCGCCGATCCTCTACTACAACAAGGACATCTTCGAGAAAGCCGGCCTCGACGTCGATAACCCGCCGAAGACCTGGCCTGAAGTCTGGGAGGCCGCCCGAAAGATCAAGACCAGCGGCGCTGCAGAATGCGGCTATACCTCGACATGGCTCACCTGGATCCAGACAGAGAACTTCGCTGCCTGGAACAATGTACCTTATGCTACGGAAGAGAACGGTCTCGCAGCGACAGACGTCGAGTTGAAGATCAATGAGCCGGTCTTCGTCGAGCATTTCCAGTCGATTGCCGACCTCGCCAAGGAAGGCGTCTTCCGCTATGGCGGACGCACATCAGAAGCAAAGCAGCTCTTCCTGTCAGGTGAATGCGCGATCCTGACGGAATCCTCGGGCGGTCTCGGCGACATCGTCAAGAGCGGCATGAACTACGGCATCGGCCAGCTTCCCTATTACGAGGGCGAAGGCCGTCCGCAGAACACGATCCCGGGCGGTGCGAGCCTCTGGGTCTTCGGCGGCAAGACGGATGAAGAGTACAAGGGCATTGCCGAATTCTTCAACTTCCTGTCGCAGCCGGATATCCAGGCCCGCCTACACCAGGTTTCGGGTTATCTCCCCGTGACGATGGAAGCCTATAACGCCACGAAGGACTCGGGCTTCTACGAAAAGAACCCGGGCCGCGAGACGCCGATCCAGCAGATGATGGGCAAGGAGCCGACGGAAAACTCCAAGGGCGTTCGTCTCGTCAACCTGCCGCAAGTGCGTGACATCCTCAACGAGGAGTTCGAAGCAATGCTTGCGGGCCAGCAGGATGCGCAGGCAGCACTCGACAAGGCAGTTGAGCGCGGCAACGCCGCCATCCAGCAGGCACTCGGCAACTAAGCCCGCCATTACATGCCGTCCGGACAGGCTGTCCGGACGGCACTTCTGTTTTCTGAAGGGCCGCGCTTTTGCAGAACGTCGTCTTCCCCAACAAGATACTGCCGTATTTCCTGGTCGCTCCGCAGATCATCCTGACGGTCGTGTTCTTCTTCTGGCCCGCTAGCCAGGCACTCTACCAGTCCGCCATGCGCGAGGATCCCTTCGGCTTGCGGAGCACCTTCGTCGGCCTTGCCAACTTCACGGCGATCTTCAACGACCCCAACTACCTGCACTCGCTGCAGGTCACGGTGGTGTTCAGCCTCCTGACAGCCCTGTTGGCGATGGGGACCGCGCTTCTGCTGGCAACGGCTGCCGATCTGGTCGTGCGGGGCCGCGGCTTCTACCGCACCTTCATGATCGTTCCCTATGCGGTCGCTCCGGCGGTCGCCGGCATGCTGTGGCTTTTCATGTTCAACCCGGCCATGGGCACCTTCGCCTATCTCCTCCGCCGCAATGGCGTGATGTGGGATCCGCTGCTCGACGGCAACCAGGCAATGCTGCTCGTCGTCGTCGCGGCGGCGTGGAAGCAGATCAGCTACAATTTCCTGTTCTTCGTCGCGGGTCTGCAGGCGATCCCGAAGTCGTTGCTCGAGGCGGCGGCAATCGATGGCGCGCGCGGCACCCGGCGCTTCTGGACCATCATCTTTCCGCTGCTTGCCCCGACCACGTTCTTCCTGCTGGTTGTCAACACGGTCTATGCCTTCTTCGATACCTTCGGCATCATCCATGCAGTGACGGGCGGCGGCCCCGCCAAGGCCACCGAGACGCTCGTCTACAAGGTCTATAATGATGGCTTCGTGAACCTGAATCTCGGCTCGTCGGCTGCACAATCAGTCGTTCTGATGGTGATCGTGATCGCGCTCACGGCCTTCCAGTTCCGCTTCGTCGAGAAGAAAGTACATTATGGTTGAGGCCCGCGCATGATCGAGAACCGCCCCGTCGCGAGGCTGATGGCCCATCTGATGCTCGTCATCGGCATCATCATCGTCGCGTTTCCGATCTATTACACCTTCGTCGCCTCGACGATGACGTCCGTAGAGATCATCCGCCCGCCGATGTCGCTGCTGCCAGGCGACCATCTGGTGGAGAATTATACGGGCGCCATGTCCGGAGGGCTGGAGCAGGTCGTCGGCGTCAGCCTTGAGCGGCTGCTGTTCAACACCTTCGTGGTGGCGATGGCGATCGCGATCGGCAAGATCATCATCTCCTTCCTGTCAGCGTTTGCGATCGTCTTCTTCCGCTTTCCGTTCC from Pseudorhizobium banfieldiae encodes the following:
- a CDS encoding AraC family transcriptional regulator; its protein translation is MHSVSQEHALNAMPIAEAESTRFWREERFGGMECLSATFLTHEYAPHAHDTYSIGAIEHGAQISTIKGSRESTGPGSLYLINPGEVHDGAPAGSGYRYRMIYPDATLMRSVLEDVTGRAVNGTPAFRTHLPVDPEMARTFQIAHRRLEANVGLLEADETMFSVLVGLFRRHGETIVLPPETREQSAVRHARDYLAENYECDIGLEELARIAGLSRAHLIRAFRKEFHITPHAFLTDVRIRQARRLLRAGAPPATIAMECGFADQAHFTRHFKARTGVTPGQYRAA
- a CDS encoding AzlC family ABC transporter permease, with translation METVTGRRAEFFAGARAILPLLVAVVPVGAVFGAAAVTKGLTVAEAVLMSAMVFAGGSQFVAMDIWTHPASWTGISSAALLVNLRHVLMGASLAGKMRRFTRLQTAAAMPFLADELWAISEMRATTSEGLTPAWYAGIVAPFYAAWIVSTLAGAVLGSVVGDPAVVGLDFAFPAVFLVLILGFWKGPSTAAVIIASAIAALLTRQATEGVWYILAGATAGLLCAAFAGAKERVPE
- the ugpB gene encoding sn-glycerol-3-phosphate ABC transporter substrate-binding protein UgpB gives rise to the protein MKTTKIAASAATASLALLWASSALAVTELQWWHAMTGANNEVVDTLAKEFNEKQSDYKIVPVFKGTYPETLNAGIAAFRAKNAPAIIQVFDVGTGVMMGAEGAVVPVAEVLEKGGYTFDKSKYLPGIVAYYSKPDGTMLSFPYNSSSPILYYNKDIFEKAGLDVDNPPKTWPEVWEAARKIKTSGAAECGYTSTWLTWIQTENFAAWNNVPYATEENGLAATDVELKINEPVFVEHFQSIADLAKEGVFRYGGRTSEAKQLFLSGECAILTESSGGLGDIVKSGMNYGIGQLPYYEGEGRPQNTIPGGASLWVFGGKTDEEYKGIAEFFNFLSQPDIQARLHQVSGYLPVTMEAYNATKDSGFYEKNPGRETPIQQMMGKEPTENSKGVRLVNLPQVRDILNEEFEAMLAGQQDAQAALDKAVERGNAAIQQALGN
- a CDS encoding AzlD family protein, with protein sequence MTIAAPTFAVIVAMAVATLLTRYGGLVLVRFVTPQGRAKRMLEAIPPAVLTAVVVPTALATGIAETAGCAVTILAALRLSLLPSVLIGMAGVAVLRAAGL
- the ugpA gene encoding sn-glycerol-3-phosphate ABC transporter permease UgpA translates to MQNVVFPNKILPYFLVAPQIILTVVFFFWPASQALYQSAMREDPFGLRSTFVGLANFTAIFNDPNYLHSLQVTVVFSLLTALLAMGTALLLATAADLVVRGRGFYRTFMIVPYAVAPAVAGMLWLFMFNPAMGTFAYLLRRNGVMWDPLLDGNQAMLLVVVAAAWKQISYNFLFFVAGLQAIPKSLLEAAAIDGARGTRRFWTIIFPLLAPTTFFLLVVNTVYAFFDTFGIIHAVTGGGPAKATETLVYKVYNDGFVNLNLGSSAAQSVVLMVIVIALTAFQFRFVEKKVHYG
- a CDS encoding replicative DNA helicase; translation: MQDAARKLTALSNKDAEPHYREAPNNIEAEQALLGAILVNNDAYYRVSDFLKPVHLYEPLHRKIFEVAGDIIRMGKTANPVTIKTFLPADERVGDLTVAQYLARLAAEAVSIINAEDYGRAIYDLALRRALITIGEDMVNIAYDAPLDMPPQTQIEDTERRLFELAETGRYDGGFQSFNDAVAQAIDMAGAAFERDGHLSGISTGIMSLDGKMGGLQRSDLIVLAGRPGMGKTSLATNIAYNIAAAYEPEVQADGSFKARNGGVVGFYSLEMSAEQLATRIISEQTEVSSSKIRRGDITEADFEKLVACSQMMQKVPLFIDQTGGISIAQLSARARRLKRQRGLDCLVVDYIQLMTGSGKGGDNRVQEITQITTGLKALGKELNVPIIALSQLSRQVESREDKRPQLSDLRESGSIEQDADVVLFVFREEYYVKNMEPRDPHDPKYPEWEAHMDKVKGTADVIIAKQRHGPTGTVKLAFQSEYTRFADLADPSFTQYEEH
- the alr gene encoding alanine racemase, encoding MIDQNEFPSDADPFDIAPVRLTVDLGALAENWRDMARRSGSARTAAVVKADAYGLGLEDCGETLYEAGARDFFVAVVQEGVTLRAYAPEARIFVLSGIWPGQERMFFENDLVPVIASEEQLAFWMSVLVEFGDYPCALQVDTGFNRLGLPMQDALALAEDVSRPASFSPVLVLSHLHSGDTPSAASSKAQLESFRQVSAAFEGIESSLSASAGIFLGPEYHFDLTRPGIALYGGEAVNGMKPLRPVATAEARIVQIREAAVGSTVSYGATHQLERASRLAIASVGYADGYLRSLSGSGIPLRTGGTGGGFGFIGGYRVPVIGRITMDLTIFDVTDVPDGAVRSGDYIELFGPNMPVDEVARAAGTIGYEMLTSLGLRHERRYLEAE
- a CDS encoding TRAP transporter permease, translated to MADGDKIAPMELDEAKARELEEQFDSEIRFRPLAPLAARLVGALLVALSIFHYYTAGFGLLSEVFHRGIHLSFVLGLIFLVFPFAKKGYHEPARSTLVRPLGIPIFDWALAVGAVVAVLHVPFIPLDDLAFRVGNPTTTDVVLGGILILVLLEATRRSVGWPLPIIAVLFMAYSLYGPSMPGILVHPGASFSQLVNHLYLTSQGIYGIALGVVATYVFHFVLFGVFATRIGLGQLFLDCAAWVAGRFAGGPAKVSIFGSALFGMISGSSVANTVTVGSLTIPAMIRLGYKRQFAAAVEAASSTGGQITPPIMGAAAFLMIEFLNLPYTTIILAAIIPAFMHFFGVLIQVHFEAKRTGLRGMTREEMPDLTEAFKRDWPTVIPLVVLIGVLLSGYTPYLAAFWGITLCVLVGLINPRRRMSLKEVYEGLRDGAKYALAVGAAAATVGIIVGVVTLTGVGFKISYIVTTTAAQMAAFVGTILPVDLFGPQALTLLFTLIMTGIVCILMGCGIPTTANYIIMATIAAPTLGMLGVEPIVAHFFVFYYGVLADITPPVALAAYAAAGMAGADPFRTGNTAFRLGLGKVLVPFVFVFSPSLLLVTADFTWGNFLVAFIGCTLGITCLGAALSGFMLVRTKAWENVLLIVAAILLVAPELTSSLIGVALIMPVLLRQISGYRTGAVAL
- a CDS encoding TAXI family TRAP transporter solute-binding subunit — translated: MRLKKSFLAIAGLVAIGASVALAQSPAFFRIGTGGTAGTYYPIGGLIANAISGAEGKGVEGLVATAVASNGSVANINAIQGGSMESGFTQSDVAYWAHTGTGLYEGKGKVEDLRLIATLYPETIHVVARKDAGINSIADLKGKRVSIDEPGSGTIVDARIVLGAYGLTEDDIQAEHLKPGPAGDLLRDGGLDAYFFVGGYPTGAVSELATSAGISLVPISGPEVDKLLEEYSFFSKDTVPAETYSGVGETQTISVAAQWVTSAKQSDDLVYNITKTLWNENSRKELDAGHAKGKMITLENATTSLGIPLHPGAERFYKEAGVLK